One Paenisporosarcina sp. FSL H8-0542 genomic region harbors:
- a CDS encoding MFS transporter — MPLDKKQSTLALLALAISAFAIGTTEFISVGLLPLIANDLQISVTTAGLTVSLYALGVTFGAPILTSITSSMSRKSLLLWIMVIFIIGNSIAASATSIGVLLVARVISAFSHGVFMSIGSTIAADLVPENRRASAISIMFSGLTVATVTGVPLGTLIGQQFGWRMAFIIIIVIGVIALIANSILIPSSLRKGTRTTFRDQFKLVTNGRLLLLFMITALGYGGTFVVFTYLSPILQEITGYKEGTVAVILLVYGIAIAIGNMVGGKLSNHNPIRALFYMFIVQAVILFILMFTAPFKIAGLITIFLMGVLAFMNVPGLQVYVVMLAERFVPTGVDMASAINIAAFNAGIAIGSYLGGIITDSIGLIHTSWVGALMVLIAAILAGWSAFLERKDQKGDKLKEVVS; from the coding sequence ATGCCTTTAGATAAAAAACAAAGTACATTAGCACTGTTAGCCTTAGCTATTAGTGCATTTGCAATAGGAACAACAGAATTTATCAGTGTAGGCCTATTACCATTAATAGCGAATGATTTACAAATATCTGTTACGACAGCAGGCTTAACAGTTTCCTTATATGCATTAGGAGTAACATTTGGGGCACCTATTCTAACATCCATTACCTCTAGTATGTCACGAAAATCATTACTACTTTGGATTATGGTTATTTTTATTATAGGCAATAGTATTGCTGCTAGTGCGACAAGCATTGGTGTGTTACTTGTTGCTCGTGTTATTTCTGCCTTTTCACATGGAGTTTTTATGTCCATTGGCTCTACCATCGCTGCAGATTTAGTACCGGAAAATCGAAGAGCTAGTGCCATATCCATTATGTTTTCAGGACTCACGGTAGCAACTGTAACAGGTGTACCATTGGGAACATTAATTGGACAACAATTTGGTTGGAGAATGGCCTTTATCATCATCATTGTCATCGGAGTTATAGCCTTAATCGCGAATAGTATCCTGATTCCATCTAGTTTACGAAAAGGTACTCGTACAACGTTTCGTGATCAGTTCAAATTAGTAACAAATGGTCGCTTATTACTTTTATTTATGATTACTGCCTTAGGTTATGGAGGAACATTCGTTGTCTTTACTTATCTATCACCGATACTACAGGAAATAACAGGATATAAAGAAGGAACAGTTGCTGTGATTCTTCTTGTTTATGGTATTGCGATCGCTATTGGCAACATGGTGGGTGGAAAGCTGTCTAATCACAATCCGATTAGAGCATTATTTTACATGTTTATTGTACAAGCGGTGATACTATTTATCCTGATGTTTACGGCACCATTTAAAATAGCAGGATTGATTACCATTTTCTTAATGGGGGTTCTAGCTTTTATGAATGTGCCGGGATTACAAGTGTATGTGGTCATGTTAGCAGAACGATTTGTACCTACTGGAGTAGATATGGCGTCGGCCATCAATATTGCTGCGTTTAACGCTGGAATTGCAATTGGATCCTACTTAGGTGGTATTATCACAGACTCTATTGGACTGATTCACACCTCTTGGGTAGGAGCACTTATGGTACTGATAGCTGCCATCCTTGCAGGTTGGAGTGCATTCCTTGAAAGAAAAGACCAAAAAGGGGATAAATTGAAGGAGGTGGTTTCCTAA
- a CDS encoding winged helix-turn-helix transcriptional regulator produces the protein MKKKKYNISVEATLEVIGGKWKCVILCHLTHGKKRTSELKRLMPDITQKMLTQQLRELEVDGVINRIVYNQIPPKVEYELSEYGWSLQGILNSLCTWGEKHIIKVYGDTFDVLEENVLNEHLK, from the coding sequence ATGAAGAAAAAGAAATACAATATTTCAGTAGAAGCGACGCTAGAAGTGATAGGAGGAAAGTGGAAATGTGTGATTCTATGCCATTTAACACACGGTAAGAAACGAACAAGTGAATTGAAACGTCTTATGCCAGATATTACACAGAAGATGTTAACCCAACAATTACGCGAATTAGAGGTAGATGGAGTCATTAATAGAATTGTTTATAATCAAATTCCTCCAAAAGTGGAGTATGAGCTAAGTGAATATGGATGGAGCTTACAAGGTATCTTAAATTCACTATGTACATGGGGAGAAAAGCATATTATCAAAGTGTATGGCGATACATTTGATGTCCTGGAAGAGAACGTTCTAAATGAACATCTAAAATAA
- a CDS encoding VanZ family protein yields the protein MKKQHLITTITIMYTALTLYFMFFYFNRLDHRSNYMDAGYEFLIIPSSVPLNFPSFRFSWLYDFGNIAAFIPFGILFPLLKQVNFGKFIGWFIIVILGLEILQPLMYLGTFDADDIISNTIGAIIGYVVYKVGFTSKLTCRKLIASCSAAILLLVCVMCVSEILDKRVSSKQPLQHIEETKGKKPLMKDIPHFTIAGDTIEPQFNLYSNEGNTSQTYTYNVEGKEELIFYLNLGIPDTEEFKGKVTIYTDDGVRIQIDEEYLTEPGTLEMPLEIPLFYETKEMTIVITGNIKLWDVDFTELKHWWE from the coding sequence ATGAAAAAGCAACATTTAATTACCACGATTACAATTATGTATACGGCTCTTACTTTATATTTTATGTTTTTCTATTTTAATCGCCTAGATCATAGAAGTAATTACATGGATGCAGGTTATGAATTTCTAATTATTCCATCAAGCGTCCCTTTAAATTTCCCTAGTTTCCGGTTTTCTTGGTTGTACGACTTTGGAAATATAGCGGCATTCATCCCCTTTGGTATCCTGTTTCCTTTATTAAAACAAGTTAACTTTGGAAAATTTATAGGCTGGTTTATTATCGTAATTCTTGGATTAGAAATACTACAACCTTTAATGTATCTCGGAACCTTTGATGCTGACGATATTATTTCAAATACAATAGGTGCAATAATAGGCTATGTTGTCTACAAAGTTGGTTTCACATCAAAATTGACTTGTAGGAAGCTCATTGCCTCTTGCTCAGCTGCTATTCTACTGTTAGTTTGTGTAATGTGCGTCTCTGAGATTTTAGATAAGCGCGTAAGTTCTAAACAACCTTTACAGCATATCGAGGAAACGAAGGGGAAGAAGCCACTAATGAAAGATATTCCACACTTCACTATAGCTGGCGATACAATAGAACCCCAATTCAACTTGTACAGTAATGAAGGGAATACTAGCCAAACCTATACTTATAATGTTGAAGGGAAAGAAGAGCTAATTTTTTATCTAAACCTTGGCATTCCAGATACTGAGGAATTTAAGGGTAAAGTAACCATATATACGGATGATGGTGTAAGAATTCAAATAGATGAGGAATACTTAACAGAACCAGGAACATTGGAAATGCCATTAGAAATCCCACTATTTTACGAGACGAAAGAAATGACCATAGTTATTACTGGTAACATAAAACTATGGGATGTAGACTTCACAGAACTAAAGCATTGGTGGGAGTAA
- a CDS encoding VOC family protein: protein MAKNKLLRMDNVGIVVESLDDAISFFEEIGLNLEGRATVEGEWAGRVTGLGSQCVEIAMMVTPDGHSRLELSRFLTPATISDHRTAPVNALGYLRVMFTVEDIDEMVSRLTKYGAQLVGEVVQYEDSYRLCYIRGIEGLLIGLAEQLGNK, encoded by the coding sequence ATGGCAAAAAACAAATTACTAAGAATGGACAATGTCGGCATCGTTGTAGAATCCCTTGATGACGCAATCTCTTTCTTCGAGGAGATTGGCTTGAACCTCGAAGGGCGAGCCACTGTCGAAGGTGAATGGGCTGGTCGCGTAACCGGATTGGGTTCTCAGTGCGTAGAGATTGCTATGATGGTTACCCCAGATGGCCACAGCCGACTTGAACTTTCGCGATTTCTCACCCCAGCTACTATATCAGATCACCGGACTGCTCCTGTAAACGCCCTCGGTTATCTACGCGTCATGTTCACCGTTGAAGACATTGACGAAATGGTATCCAGACTCACTAAGTATGGTGCTCAGCTCGTTGGCGAAGTGGTTCAGTACGAGGACTCGTATCGGCTCTGCTACATTCGTGGAATCGAAGGACTTCTAATCGGTTTGGCGGAACAACTCGGTAACAAATAA
- a CDS encoding cysteine-rich CWC family protein, giving the protein MANKYCPICGEENECMTGRVEHGNCWCDTEGVFPIGIFELVPTESIRKNCICEKCVNKYRDEAKIKKDML; this is encoded by the coding sequence TTGGCTAATAAATATTGTCCTATATGTGGAGAGGAAAACGAATGTATGACAGGAAGAGTAGAACACGGTAACTGCTGGTGTGATACAGAAGGCGTATTTCCTATTGGAATCTTTGAGTTAGTTCCTACAGAGAGTATAAGGAAGAATTGTATATGTGAAAAATGTGTAAATAAATATAGGGACGAAGCGAAAATAAAGAAAGATATGTTGTGA
- a CDS encoding DJ-1/PfpI family protein translates to MKKTAVLLYPQYSEYELSVALSILMQGEKPVITIGLNNLPIRGESGLTCLTDTTIDEVNLEEIDSLLLTGCMDILALEGKKEIFEFISRIESKATVIGSISSSPYLLANAGLLNGKKYTIGMTEENREKSGVFEKENYSEELVVQDGKLITARGRGFIRFGVCFGKALNLKFDENWYKE, encoded by the coding sequence GTGAAAAAAACAGCAGTGTTATTATACCCTCAATATAGTGAGTATGAGCTAAGTGTTGCATTATCCATTCTTATGCAGGGAGAGAAACCTGTCATAACTATCGGTCTAAATAATTTGCCTATTAGAGGCGAATCTGGACTAACTTGTTTAACTGATACTACAATTGATGAAGTAAACCTTGAGGAGATAGATAGTCTTTTATTAACAGGTTGTATGGATATATTAGCATTAGAAGGTAAGAAAGAAATATTTGAGTTTATAAGTCGAATAGAGAGTAAAGCAACTGTAATTGGAAGCATTTCAAGTTCTCCGTATCTTTTAGCAAATGCAGGGCTTTTAAACGGCAAAAAATATACTATTGGTATGACAGAAGAAAACCGAGAGAAGTCTGGTGTTTTTGAAAAGGAAAACTATAGTGAAGAACTTGTAGTCCAAGATGGAAAGCTGATAACTGCAAGGGGCAGAGGGTTTATAAGATTTGGGGTATGTTTTGGAAAAGCATTAAACCTGAAATTTGATGAAAATTGGTATAAGGAATAG
- a CDS encoding VanZ family protein, which yields MGIIGLTIFPLEIAFGPEYDSPNNFVPFASINELLNHFYYMVPLRNILGNIILFIPLGCILVLKFKRINNLSSVVLVGVLSSMLIEFIQLLLPNRAFDVDDIILNAIGSMIGFLILKASKLEKIVVFSSVQKQIN from the coding sequence ATGGGAATCATAGGACTAACAATTTTCCCACTTGAAATAGCTTTTGGTCCTGAATACGATTCACCTAATAATTTTGTGCCGTTTGCAAGTATTAATGAATTATTAAATCACTTTTATTATATGGTTCCCTTAAGAAATATTTTAGGAAATATCATATTATTTATACCATTGGGTTGCATTCTTGTTTTGAAATTTAAGAGAATAAATAATCTTTCGAGTGTTGTGTTAGTAGGTGTATTAAGTTCAATGTTAATTGAGTTTATTCAATTATTATTGCCTAACAGGGCGTTCGATGTTGATGATATTATATTAAATGCTATAGGGAGTATGATAGGTTTCCTAATACTTAAAGCATCCAAACTTGAAAAAATTGTTGTATTTAGTTCGGTTCAAAAACAAATAAATTAA
- a CDS encoding GAF domain-containing protein: MFEKAAYAGNTEQQYNMLGKQLDALLSGESNVMANLSNASALLNQFFDRINWVGFYMMDEGELVLGPFQGLPACVRIPVGRGVCGTTVAKKETMVVPDVHAFPGHIACDAASQSEIVIPIFKNGEVIGVLDIDSPEKDRFHEEDRQGLEQFVSILMKHI, from the coding sequence ATGTTTGAAAAAGCAGCATATGCAGGGAATACAGAACAACAATACAACATGTTAGGAAAACAACTGGACGCTTTACTAAGCGGAGAGTCGAATGTCATGGCTAATTTAAGCAATGCTTCTGCATTACTGAACCAATTTTTCGATCGAATCAATTGGGTTGGGTTTTATATGATGGATGAAGGAGAGCTTGTTTTAGGACCTTTCCAAGGTTTACCTGCTTGTGTCAGAATTCCTGTGGGTCGAGGAGTTTGTGGAACGACAGTTGCAAAGAAAGAAACGATGGTTGTACCTGACGTACACGCTTTTCCAGGACATATTGCTTGTGATGCGGCTTCCCAATCAGAAATTGTAATACCAATTTTTAAAAATGGTGAAGTGATTGGTGTTTTAGACATCGACAGTCCGGAAAAAGATCGATTCCATGAGGAAGATCGACAAGGACTTGAACAGTTTGTTTCTATATTAATGAAACACATTTAA
- the hisJ gene encoding histidinol-phosphatase HisJ: protein MKRDAHIHSPFCPHGTKDEFELYIEKAIKNGFTDISFTEHAPAPEGFIDTVPTRDSFLDVNSLEPYINKLRQLKKQYASDISINIGLEFDYIEGYEKATARMLNEIGPTLDDSILSVHFLLFENKYTCIDFSAESFIEFSGQVGSIENVYELYYKTLQASILADLGKYKPKRIGHPTLIHKFQHAHGFKVDDHDFIMSTLQLMKEHRYEMDLNSAGLAKEYCLEPYPPQRYVTTAKDMGIPLVFGSDAHRVQDLHQYYEKVYTDS from the coding sequence ATGAAAAGAGATGCGCATATTCACAGTCCTTTTTGCCCCCATGGAACGAAAGATGAATTTGAATTATATATAGAAAAAGCGATAAAGAACGGCTTTACCGATATCTCATTCACAGAACATGCACCTGCTCCTGAAGGATTTATTGATACTGTCCCTACTAGGGATAGTTTCCTAGATGTAAACTCACTTGAACCTTATATAAACAAACTGCGCCAATTAAAAAAACAATACGCTTCCGATATCTCGATCAACATTGGTCTGGAGTTCGATTATATTGAAGGATATGAAAAAGCAACTGCTCGGATGCTCAATGAAATTGGTCCTACCTTAGATGATTCTATTTTATCTGTCCATTTCCTGCTTTTTGAAAATAAATATACTTGTATAGATTTCTCGGCAGAATCGTTTATTGAGTTTTCAGGGCAAGTAGGTTCTATTGAAAATGTCTATGAGCTTTATTACAAAACTCTCCAGGCCTCCATACTAGCTGATTTAGGAAAATATAAACCGAAACGAATTGGACATCCGACATTAATTCATAAGTTCCAACATGCTCATGGATTCAAAGTCGATGACCATGATTTCATTATGTCGACATTACAATTAATGAAAGAACATCGTTATGAAATGGACCTCAACAGTGCAGGACTGGCTAAAGAATATTGTTTGGAACCCTATCCCCCACAACGTTACGTAACAACTGCAAAAGATATGGGAATTCCTCTTGTGTTCGGGTCCGATGCACACAGGGTCCAAGATTTGCATCAATATTATGAGAAAGTTTATACTGATTCGTAA
- the ezrA gene encoding septation ring formation regulator EzrA, translating to MTKYIIIAIIVLIALIVVGFMIRRKHNSEIERLEHEKHQIQNKPILEEMTKVKQLNMNGQTEELFESWRNSWTQVMDVHMPKIDSLLFDAEDSIDKFRFKRATAIEKEIQERIQHSDEQMSRILKELEQLIGSEEKNRVEMDSLKEQYRAARKTLLAHQHSFGAAAVPLEKKLEQFGPQFEEYDRLTENGNYLQAREIVIGLDQEAQHVFNLLQDIPSLLTDVQNKIPSSIHDLRSGQREMEEQSYYLEHLEMTDQLDKLDDELVLMKESIIQLEIEDAKIRIEQMKDEIEAFYDMLEKEVMAKRYVDKHRHPTERRLAEVTTITRQTSDEAAYVQQSYRLPEKEAEIPLVCLKQIETLQKRYDLLAQRASEDQLAYSSLQDELTLISTDLESLYEEQDRFSNSLKNLRIDENRARTNLDELKRLLHETDRMVHKANMPGIPEEMDVRLEEAEEHIYLVMQSLQEVPLNMKLVDNYLAKADKCIHEVHAKSKEMLENVLLIERIIQYGNRYRASHPRMNQRLLEAEAAFRQLRYSKALEEAATAVEEVEPGAMKRIEVLVKEDAWRS from the coding sequence ATGACTAAGTATATCATCATTGCAATCATCGTACTAATTGCATTAATTGTAGTCGGATTTATGATCCGTCGTAAACATAACAGTGAAATTGAAAGACTTGAACATGAAAAACATCAAATTCAAAACAAACCAATATTAGAAGAAATGACGAAAGTTAAGCAGCTAAATATGAATGGTCAAACGGAAGAACTGTTTGAAAGCTGGCGAAACAGTTGGACGCAAGTTATGGATGTTCATATGCCGAAAATCGATTCATTGCTGTTTGATGCTGAAGATAGTATTGATAAATTCCGTTTCAAACGTGCTACAGCGATAGAAAAAGAAATTCAAGAACGTATTCAGCATAGTGATGAACAAATGTCCCGAATTTTAAAAGAGCTTGAGCAACTGATTGGAAGCGAAGAGAAAAACCGAGTGGAAATGGATAGCTTGAAAGAGCAGTATCGTGCAGCACGTAAAACTTTACTCGCGCATCAACATTCTTTCGGAGCAGCGGCTGTACCACTTGAGAAGAAATTGGAGCAATTCGGTCCTCAATTTGAAGAATATGATCGATTAACCGAAAATGGCAATTATTTACAAGCGCGTGAAATTGTCATTGGACTGGATCAGGAAGCCCAGCATGTATTTAACTTATTGCAAGATATTCCTTCGCTGTTAACAGACGTACAAAACAAGATTCCCTCAAGTATTCATGATCTCCGTAGTGGACAACGTGAAATGGAAGAACAATCCTATTATTTAGAGCATCTTGAAATGACGGATCAATTGGACAAATTGGATGACGAATTGGTACTAATGAAAGAATCAATCATTCAGCTTGAGATTGAAGACGCGAAAATTCGTATTGAGCAAATGAAGGATGAAATTGAAGCGTTCTATGACATGCTGGAAAAAGAAGTAATGGCAAAACGTTATGTTGATAAACATCGTCACCCTACTGAGCGTCGATTGGCTGAAGTTACAACTATCACACGTCAAACAAGTGATGAAGCTGCATATGTTCAACAAAGTTATCGTTTACCAGAGAAAGAAGCAGAAATTCCTCTTGTGTGTCTGAAGCAAATCGAAACCTTGCAAAAACGTTATGATTTACTCGCACAACGTGCAAGTGAAGATCAATTAGCTTATTCAAGCCTTCAGGATGAACTTACACTGATTTCGACTGATTTGGAAAGCTTATATGAAGAGCAAGATCGTTTCTCTAATAGCCTTAAAAATTTACGTATTGATGAAAACCGAGCTCGAACTAATTTAGATGAACTGAAGCGTTTGCTGCATGAAACCGACCGTATGGTACATAAAGCGAATATGCCGGGGATTCCTGAAGAAATGGATGTTCGTTTGGAAGAAGCCGAAGAACATATTTACTTGGTGATGCAAAGCTTGCAAGAAGTACCACTGAATATGAAATTGGTAGACAATTATTTGGCAAAAGCGGATAAATGTATCCATGAAGTACATGCTAAATCAAAAGAAATGCTTGAAAATGTATTGTTGATTGAACGTATCATTCAATATGGCAACCGTTATCGTGCGAGTCATCCACGGATGAATCAGCGTTTATTGGAGGCTGAAGCGGCATTCCGTCAGCTTCGATATTCCAAAGCACTTGAAGAAGCAGCTACTGCTGTAGAAGAAGTGGAACCGGGTGCGATGAAGCGAATTGAAGTTCTTGTCAAAGAGGACGCGTGGCGTTCATAA
- a CDS encoding cysteine desulfurase family protein encodes MYYFDHSATTKPHKEVLDTFVKVNEAYYANPASLHEMGVDSHMLLSRARKQIADMLKTEENKVVFTSGGTESNHFAIHGLARSLQSRGRHIITSNIEHPSVLESMKQLEKQGFEVDIIPVNDKGIISFEDVKERLRKDTILVSVMHINNEIGSIQSIEQLAKVIHQHSRALFHVDAVQSFGKYPVSFPILGADVLTLSGHKFNGLKGTGIVAWTGHVSFEPTIVGGGQEFGLRSGTVPVPQAVAFAKAMRMAFENQASMHTTYKMWNEKLRNFISGFKDIRILSPDDAAAHILTISVRNIKGEVLVNALQARDIIVTTSSACSSKQTKISHVIKAIGLPDDYTKGVIRISMGTSNSNEQIDHFIENFTAIIKQVKGD; translated from the coding sequence ATGTATTATTTCGATCATAGTGCAACGACGAAACCACATAAAGAAGTATTGGATACTTTTGTAAAGGTAAATGAGGCGTATTATGCAAACCCTGCATCTTTGCATGAAATGGGCGTGGATTCACATATGCTTCTTTCCCGTGCCCGAAAGCAAATTGCAGATATGTTAAAGACAGAAGAAAACAAAGTGGTTTTCACTTCAGGCGGAACAGAATCCAATCATTTTGCCATCCATGGTCTTGCTAGAAGTCTGCAGTCTCGCGGAAGACATATCATCACTTCAAATATTGAACATCCCTCCGTGTTGGAATCGATGAAACAATTGGAGAAACAAGGCTTTGAAGTCGATATTATACCAGTGAATGATAAAGGCATTATTTCATTTGAAGATGTAAAAGAGCGATTGCGTAAAGATACGATTTTGGTAAGTGTGATGCATATTAATAACGAGATTGGAAGCATTCAATCAATTGAACAATTAGCAAAAGTCATTCATCAACATAGTCGAGCATTATTTCACGTAGATGCAGTTCAAAGTTTTGGTAAATATCCAGTGTCGTTTCCCATTCTTGGAGCAGATGTACTGACACTGTCAGGGCATAAATTCAATGGCTTAAAAGGAACCGGGATTGTCGCTTGGACAGGTCATGTTTCATTTGAACCGACCATTGTGGGTGGTGGACAAGAGTTTGGGTTAAGAAGTGGGACGGTACCTGTTCCTCAGGCAGTTGCTTTCGCTAAAGCCATGAGAATGGCATTCGAAAATCAAGCATCCATGCATACGACATATAAAATGTGGAACGAAAAGTTGAGAAACTTTATTAGTGGTTTCAAGGATATACGTATATTATCCCCAGATGATGCTGCGGCACACATCCTGACAATCAGTGTCCGGAATATTAAAGGAGAAGTGCTGGTCAATGCCTTGCAAGCAAGGGACATCATTGTAACAACATCGAGTGCTTGTTCTTCTAAACAAACGAAAATCAGCCATGTAATAAAAGCAATCGGTTTACCCGATGACTATACAAAAGGTGTGATTCGCATAAGTATGGGAACCAGCAATAGCAATGAACAAATTGATCATTTTATAGAAAATTTCACGGCAATCATCAAGCAAGTTAAAGGAGATTAA
- the thiI gene encoding tRNA uracil 4-sulfurtransferase ThiI: MEWKEILIRYGELSTKGRNRSSFTGRLRDNIRYAFADLPKFQIETERDRMFIRPNEQETMNQLIERLPQIFGIQSFSPVASCSHDLEDIKQTAIKVVESIDRKDKTFKVTVKRSYKPFEMETNELQQFVGANVLRTFPEIQVQMKKPDIELRVEVRRDAVYMMAEVIPGAGGLPIGSNGKSLLMLSGGIDSPVAGYQMLKRGVRLDAIHFHSPPFTSERSKEKVMDLADKLSRFGASVKLHIIPFTAIQQEIQKQIPDNVSMTTTRRMMLKIADLVREETQALAIITGESLGQVASQTLESLTAINAVTNTPVLRPLISYDKQDIIEIAQQIDTYEVSIRPYEDCCTIFTPASPKTKPKLEKVEYYESFKTFDDMITEAVNEREIIMFPKKKQDKFSDLL; encoded by the coding sequence TTGGAATGGAAAGAAATATTAATCAGATATGGTGAGTTATCTACAAAAGGAAGAAACCGAAGCTCGTTTACAGGTCGATTACGAGACAATATTCGTTACGCGTTTGCTGATTTACCCAAATTTCAAATTGAAACAGAACGGGATCGTATGTTCATTCGACCAAATGAACAGGAAACCATGAACCAGTTAATAGAGCGACTGCCACAAATTTTTGGCATTCAGTCTTTCAGTCCAGTTGCATCTTGCAGTCACGACCTGGAAGATATCAAACAAACAGCCATTAAAGTAGTGGAGTCAATTGATCGCAAAGATAAAACGTTTAAAGTAACTGTTAAACGCTCATATAAGCCATTTGAGATGGAAACAAATGAACTGCAACAGTTCGTTGGAGCCAATGTGCTTCGTACATTCCCTGAAATTCAGGTTCAAATGAAGAAACCGGATATTGAACTACGTGTAGAAGTACGAAGAGATGCTGTTTATATGATGGCAGAAGTCATTCCTGGTGCAGGCGGTTTACCGATTGGATCTAACGGAAAATCACTCTTGATGCTTTCGGGTGGTATTGACAGTCCTGTTGCTGGTTACCAAATGTTAAAGCGTGGCGTACGCCTGGATGCTATTCATTTTCACAGTCCTCCATTCACTAGTGAACGTTCGAAGGAAAAAGTTATGGATTTAGCTGATAAATTAAGTCGCTTTGGTGCTTCTGTGAAGTTGCATATCATTCCATTCACTGCGATACAGCAAGAAATTCAAAAACAAATTCCAGACAATGTATCAATGACGACAACTCGGAGAATGATGTTAAAGATTGCAGATTTAGTACGTGAAGAAACGCAAGCTTTGGCAATTATCACTGGTGAAAGTCTTGGACAAGTGGCAAGTCAAACTTTAGAAAGCTTGACAGCTATAAATGCCGTGACGAATACGCCTGTATTACGTCCACTTATTTCATATGACAAGCAAGATATTATTGAGATTGCCCAACAAATCGATACTTATGAAGTCTCGATCAGACCGTATGAAGATTGTTGTACAATTTTCACTCCTGCAAGCCCAAAAACAAAACCAAAGCTTGAAAAAGTGGAGTATTATGAAAGCTTCAAAACATTCGATGATATGATAACTGAAGCAGTCAATGAACGTGAAATTATCATGTTCCCTAAAAAGAAACAAGATAAATTCTCCGACCTATTATAA
- a CDS encoding alpha/beta-type small acid-soluble spore protein: MANQSSNQLVVPGVKQALDQMKYEIAQEFGVQLGPDATARANGSVGGEITKRLVQMAEQQLNGGYQK; this comes from the coding sequence ATGGCAAATCAAAGTTCAAATCAACTAGTCGTTCCAGGTGTTAAACAAGCTTTAGACCAAATGAAATATGAAATTGCACAAGAGTTCGGTGTACAGCTTGGACCAGATGCTACAGCGCGTGCTAACGGTTCCGTTGGCGGAGAAATCACTAAGCGTTTAGTGCAAATGGCAGAGCAACAATTAAACGGCGGTTACCAAAAATAA